In a single window of the Rhodamnia argentea isolate NSW1041297 chromosome 2, ASM2092103v1, whole genome shotgun sequence genome:
- the LOC115739482 gene encoding squalene monooxygenase SE1-like isoform X2 — MADQFPNQNPNGYWVGGILASVLGVLFLYHLVVRRRRQNGSACVASMRTAKADENRSVNGNGGGDFDVIVVGAGVAGSALAYTLGKDGRRVRVIERDLSEPDRIVGELLQPGGYLKLIELALEDCVENIDAQRVFGYALFKDGRNARLSYPLEMFDSDVSGRSFHNGRFIQRMREKAATLPNVQLEQGTVTSLLEDNGTVKGIKYKTKKGQELTAYAPLTVVCDGCFSNLRRSLCDPKVEVPSCFVGLVLENCNLPYADHGHVILADPSPILFYPISSTEVRCLVDVPGQKVPSISNGEMANYLKTVVAPQVPPEILDAFVAAVDRGNIRSMPNRSMPAAPHPTPGALLMGDAFNMRHPLTGGGMTVALSDIVVLRDLLRPLRDLNDVPSLCKYLESFYTLRKPVASTINTLAGALYKVFCASPDEARKEMRQACFDYLCLGGLFSTGPVSLLSGLNPRPLSLVLHFFAVAIYGVGRLLLPFPSPKRIWIGARLISVSHFTSHIHLSFCLQPLSFSWHNMARS; from the exons ATGGCGGATCAGTTTCCGAATCAGAACCCGAATGGGTACTGGGTGGGTGGGATCTTGGCCTCTGTTCTCGGAGTCTTGTTTCTTTACCATTTGGTTGTGCGGAGGAGGAGACAAAACGGAAGTGCATGCGTTGCAAGCATGAGAACCGCGAAGGCGGATGAGAACAGATCGGTGAACGGAAATGGCGGTGGTGATTTTGACGTCATTGTCGTCGGAGCTGGTGTCGCTGGCTCTGCTCTCGCTTACACTCTCGGGAAG GACGGCCGCCGAGTGCGTGTCATTGAAAGGGACTTGTCCGAGCCTGACCGGATTGTCGGAGAGCTGTTGCAACCAGGTGGTTACCTCAAACTGATTGAGTTGGCACTTGAAG ATTGCGTGGAGAACATTGATGCACAACGGGTGTTTGGTTATGCACTCTTCAAGGATGGACGAAATGCACGTCTTTCCTATCCGTTGGAAATGTTTGACTCTGATGTGTCTGGTAGGAGCTTCCACAATGGCCGTTTCATACAGAGAATGCGGGAAAAAGCAGCCACTCTCCCCAA CGTGCAACTGGAGCAAGGGACAGTCACTTCTTTGCTTGAAGACAATGGAACTGTCAAAGGAATCAAatacaagacaaaaaaaggtCAAGAGCTCACAGCATATGCACCCTTGACCGTTGTTTGTGACGGGTGTTTCTCGAATTTGCGACGTTCCCTTTGTGATCCCAAG GTTGAGGTGCCATCCTGTTTTGTCGGTCTGGTTCTGGAGAACTGCAACCTTCCTTATGCAGACCATGGGCATGTCATTTTAGCCGATCCCTCTCCAATCCTCTTTTACCCCATCAGTAGCACAGAGGTCCGCTGTCTGGTCGATGTACCTGGCCAAAAGGTGCCTTCAATTTCAAATGGCGAAATGGCAAACTATCTAAAAACTGTGGTAGCACCTCAG GTTCCCCCTGAAATCCTTGATGCCTTTGTAGCTGCGGTGGATAGAGGGAACATACGGAGCATGCCGAACAGAAGCATGCCGGCCGCTCCGCATCCCACTCCAGGAGCTTTGCTAATGGGGGATGCTTTCAACATGCGCCATCCGTTAACTGGAGGAGGAATGACAGTGGCACTATCTGATATCGTCGTGCTACGGGATCTTCTACGGCCTTTGAGGGACCTCAATGACGTGCCATCTCTCTGCAAATATCTCGAATCGTTCTACACGTTGCGTAAG CCAGTGGCGTCCACGATAAATACGCTGGCAGGGGCTCTCTATAAGGTCTTTTGTGCGTCGCCCGATGAAGCGAGGAAGGAGATGCGACAGGCGTGCTTTGACTATCTGTGCCTCGGGGGCTTGTTCTCAACAGGACCTGTTTCTTTGCTCTCCGGTCTGAATCCTCGTCCACTGAGCTTGGTTCTCCACTTCTTCGCTGTTGCGATATACGGTGTGGGGCGTTTGTTGCTGCCGTTCCCTTCTCCTAAACGGATCTGGATTGGAGCCAGATTAATTTCGGTGAGTCATTTCACGTCTCATATACATCTCTCATTTTGTCTCCAGcctttgtcattttcttggcaCAACATGGCACGTTCGTGa
- the LOC115739613 gene encoding uncharacterized protein LOC115739613: protein MGKEDGDPNRENPWPPNRTYPGKEEKEEMKPWGVLVFGLIGATATTLAVSRLRQTVNWVYAQLTRSRESAKSFRTAFQEEAWKRYNRRMQEAYEEEMERVERIRRMQNVFNRERSKYKRGYESWMENDAGAYSQQFQRDDWYWKADTSSRYRSTNFRRAPRESASYPLSHHYSVLGLDRSRKAPYTDAEIKTAFRAKALEFHPDQNQDNKVAAEAKFKEVMLSYEAIKQERQNNRT from the exons ATGGGGAAGGAGGACGGAGACCCTAATCGGGAAAATCCATGGCCTCCGAACCGGACCTATCCGGGGaaagaggagaaggaggagatgaAGCCCTGGGGAGTTCTCGTCTTCGGCCTGATTGGCGCCACGGCTACCACTTTGGCG GTTTCACGTCTCCGGCAAACTGTAAATTGGGTCTATGCTCAG TTAACCAGGTCGCGCGAATCGGCAAAATCTTTCAGAACGGCTTTTCAAGAGGAAGCTTGGAAGAGGTACAATCGACGAATGCAGGAAGCATATGAAGAAGAAATGGAGAGAGTG GAGCGCATAAGGCGTATGCAGAATGTGTTTAATAGAGAAAGGAGTAAATATAAAAGAGGCTATGAGAGCTGGATGGAAAATGATGCTGGTGCATATAGCCAGCAATTCCAGCGGGATGATTGGTATTGGAAGGCGGATACATCATCCAGATATCGAAGTACTAATTTTAGGAGAGCCCCAAGGGAGAGTGCAAGCTACCCATTGTCACATCATTACTCAGTTTTGGGCCTTGATAG GTCAAGGAAGGCACCATACACGGATGCTGAGATCAAG ACGGCATTTAGGGCCAAGGCATTGGAGTTCCATCCGGATCAGAACCAGGATAACAAAG TGGCTGCTGAGGCGAAGTTCAAAGAAGTAATGTTGTCTTACGAGGCCATCAAGCAAGAACGGCAAAATAACAGGACCTAA
- the LOC115739482 gene encoding squalene monooxygenase SE1-like isoform X1, with protein MADQFPNQNPNGYWVGGILASVLGVLFLYHLVVRRRRQNGSACVASMRTAKADENRSVNGNGGGDFDVIVVGAGVAGSALAYTLGKDGRRVRVIERDLSEPDRIVGELLQPGGYLKLIELALEDCVENIDAQRVFGYALFKDGRNARLSYPLEMFDSDVSGRSFHNGRFIQRMREKAATLPNVQLEQGTVTSLLEDNGTVKGIKYKTKKGQELTAYAPLTVVCDGCFSNLRRSLCDPKVEVPSCFVGLVLENCNLPYADHGHVILADPSPILFYPISSTEVRCLVDVPGQKVPSISNGEMANYLKTVVAPQVPPEILDAFVAAVDRGNIRSMPNRSMPAAPHPTPGALLMGDAFNMRHPLTGGGMTVALSDIVVLRDLLRPLRDLNDVPSLCKYLESFYTLRKPVASTINTLAGALYKVFCASPDEARKEMRQACFDYLCLGGLFSTGPVSLLSGLNPRPLSLVLHFFAVAIYGVGRLLLPFPSPKRIWIGARLISGASGIIFPIIRAEGVRQMFFPATIPAYYRAPPLK; from the exons ATGGCGGATCAGTTTCCGAATCAGAACCCGAATGGGTACTGGGTGGGTGGGATCTTGGCCTCTGTTCTCGGAGTCTTGTTTCTTTACCATTTGGTTGTGCGGAGGAGGAGACAAAACGGAAGTGCATGCGTTGCAAGCATGAGAACCGCGAAGGCGGATGAGAACAGATCGGTGAACGGAAATGGCGGTGGTGATTTTGACGTCATTGTCGTCGGAGCTGGTGTCGCTGGCTCTGCTCTCGCTTACACTCTCGGGAAG GACGGCCGCCGAGTGCGTGTCATTGAAAGGGACTTGTCCGAGCCTGACCGGATTGTCGGAGAGCTGTTGCAACCAGGTGGTTACCTCAAACTGATTGAGTTGGCACTTGAAG ATTGCGTGGAGAACATTGATGCACAACGGGTGTTTGGTTATGCACTCTTCAAGGATGGACGAAATGCACGTCTTTCCTATCCGTTGGAAATGTTTGACTCTGATGTGTCTGGTAGGAGCTTCCACAATGGCCGTTTCATACAGAGAATGCGGGAAAAAGCAGCCACTCTCCCCAA CGTGCAACTGGAGCAAGGGACAGTCACTTCTTTGCTTGAAGACAATGGAACTGTCAAAGGAATCAAatacaagacaaaaaaaggtCAAGAGCTCACAGCATATGCACCCTTGACCGTTGTTTGTGACGGGTGTTTCTCGAATTTGCGACGTTCCCTTTGTGATCCCAAG GTTGAGGTGCCATCCTGTTTTGTCGGTCTGGTTCTGGAGAACTGCAACCTTCCTTATGCAGACCATGGGCATGTCATTTTAGCCGATCCCTCTCCAATCCTCTTTTACCCCATCAGTAGCACAGAGGTCCGCTGTCTGGTCGATGTACCTGGCCAAAAGGTGCCTTCAATTTCAAATGGCGAAATGGCAAACTATCTAAAAACTGTGGTAGCACCTCAG GTTCCCCCTGAAATCCTTGATGCCTTTGTAGCTGCGGTGGATAGAGGGAACATACGGAGCATGCCGAACAGAAGCATGCCGGCCGCTCCGCATCCCACTCCAGGAGCTTTGCTAATGGGGGATGCTTTCAACATGCGCCATCCGTTAACTGGAGGAGGAATGACAGTGGCACTATCTGATATCGTCGTGCTACGGGATCTTCTACGGCCTTTGAGGGACCTCAATGACGTGCCATCTCTCTGCAAATATCTCGAATCGTTCTACACGTTGCGTAAG CCAGTGGCGTCCACGATAAATACGCTGGCAGGGGCTCTCTATAAGGTCTTTTGTGCGTCGCCCGATGAAGCGAGGAAGGAGATGCGACAGGCGTGCTTTGACTATCTGTGCCTCGGGGGCTTGTTCTCAACAGGACCTGTTTCTTTGCTCTCCGGTCTGAATCCTCGTCCACTGAGCTTGGTTCTCCACTTCTTCGCTGTTGCGATATACGGTGTGGGGCGTTTGTTGCTGCCGTTCCCTTCTCCTAAACGGATCTGGATTGGAGCCAGATTAATTTCG GGCGCATCTGGGATTATATTCCCGATCATTCGAGCGGAAGGGGTTAGGCAAATGTTCTTCCCAGCGACCATCCCGGCATATTACCGAGCTCCACCACTCAAGTGA